One window of Streptomyces sp. SUK 48 genomic DNA carries:
- a CDS encoding citrate synthase 2, which produces MSDFVPGLEGVVAFETEIAEPDKEGGALRYRGVDIEDLVGHVSFGNVWGLLVDGSFNPGLPPAEPFPIPVHSGDIRVDVQSALAMLAPVWGLQPLLDIDERQAREDLARAAVMALSYVAQSARGQGLAMVPQREIDKARSVVERFMIRWRGEPDPRHVAAVDAYWTSAAEHGMNASTFTARVIASTGADVAAALSGAVGAMSGPLHGGAPSRVLGMIEEIERTGDAEGYVKRALDRGERLMGFGHRVYRAEDPRARVLRRTARELGAPRFEVAEALEKAALEELHNRRPDRVLATNVEFWAAIMLDFAEVPAHMFTSMFTCARTAGWSAHILEQKRTGRLVRPTARYVGPGSRRPQDIEGYADIAQ; this is translated from the coding sequence ATGTCCGACTTCGTACCCGGGCTCGAAGGAGTCGTAGCGTTCGAGACGGAGATCGCCGAACCGGACAAGGAGGGCGGTGCCCTGCGCTACCGGGGCGTCGACATCGAGGACCTGGTCGGCCATGTCTCCTTCGGCAATGTGTGGGGCCTGCTGGTCGACGGCTCCTTCAACCCGGGACTGCCGCCCGCCGAGCCCTTCCCCATCCCGGTCCACTCCGGTGACATCCGCGTGGACGTCCAGTCCGCGCTCGCCATGCTGGCCCCCGTCTGGGGGTTGCAGCCCCTGCTCGACATCGACGAGCGGCAGGCGCGCGAGGACCTGGCGCGGGCCGCCGTGATGGCCCTGTCGTACGTCGCCCAGTCCGCGCGCGGGCAGGGCCTGGCGATGGTGCCGCAGCGGGAGATCGACAAGGCCAGGTCGGTCGTGGAACGGTTCATGATCCGCTGGCGCGGGGAGCCGGACCCCCGGCATGTCGCGGCGGTCGACGCGTACTGGACGTCGGCCGCGGAGCACGGCATGAACGCGTCCACGTTCACCGCCCGGGTCATCGCCTCCACCGGCGCGGACGTCGCCGCCGCGCTCTCCGGCGCCGTCGGCGCGATGTCCGGCCCGCTGCACGGCGGGGCGCCCTCCCGGGTGCTCGGGATGATCGAGGAGATCGAGCGCACCGGGGACGCGGAGGGCTATGTGAAGCGGGCCCTGGACCGGGGCGAGCGGCTCATGGGGTTCGGGCACCGGGTGTACCGGGCCGAGGACCCGCGGGCGCGGGTGCTGCGGCGTACGGCGCGGGAGTTGGGCGCGCCGCGCTTCGAGGTCGCGGAGGCGCTGGAGAAGGCGGCCCTGGAGGAACTGCACAACCGCAGGCCGGACCGGGTGCTGGCCACGAACGTGGAGTTCTGGGCGGCGATCATGCTGGACTTCGCGGAGGTGCCGGCGCACATGTTCACGTCGATGTTCACGTGTGCGCGCACGGCGGGGTGGTCGGCCCACATCCTGGAGCAGAAGCGGACGGGCCGGCTGGTGCGGCCGACCGCGAGGTATGTGGGCCCGGGGTCGCGCCGGCCGCAGGACATCGAGGGGTACGCGGATATCGCCCAGTAG
- the pdxH gene encoding pyridoxamine 5'-phosphate oxidase: MTDREPLLDPVLDPAAMRKQYRADGLAEQDLATHPMDQFARWFEDAARAALHGTLYEPNAMVVATADAEGRPSSRTVLMKQFDTEGFVFYTNYDSRKGRDLTANPYVSLLFPWHPLARQVIVTGGVRRTGRDETAAYFRTRPHGSQLGAWASTQSTVIGTRAELDAAYAELAERYPEGERVPVPPHWGGFRVVPTRVEFWQGRENRLHDRLRYTARPDGGWEVDRLSP, translated from the coding sequence GTGACCGACCGCGAACCACTCCTGGATCCCGTCCTCGACCCCGCCGCGATGCGCAAGCAGTACCGGGCCGACGGACTCGCCGAACAGGACCTCGCCACGCACCCGATGGACCAGTTCGCACGCTGGTTCGAGGATGCGGCCCGGGCGGCCCTTCACGGCACGCTCTACGAGCCGAACGCCATGGTCGTCGCCACGGCGGACGCCGAGGGGCGGCCCAGCTCACGCACCGTGCTGATGAAACAGTTCGACACCGAGGGCTTCGTCTTCTACACGAACTACGACTCCCGCAAGGGCCGGGACCTCACCGCGAACCCGTACGTCTCGCTGCTCTTCCCCTGGCATCCGCTGGCCCGGCAGGTCATCGTCACGGGCGGCGTCCGGCGCACCGGGCGGGACGAGACCGCGGCCTACTTCCGCACCCGGCCGCACGGCTCCCAGCTGGGCGCCTGGGCCAGCACGCAGTCCACGGTGATCGGCACGCGCGCCGAACTGGACGCCGCCTACGCCGAGTTGGCGGAGCGCTACCCCGAGGGCGAGCGGGTCCCGGTGCCCCCGCACTGGGGCGGCTTCCGTGTCGTACCCACGCGTGTGGAGTTCTGGCAGGGCCGCGAGAACCGGCTGCACGACCGGCTGCGCTACACCGCCCGCCCGGACGGCGGCTGGGAGGTCGACCGCCTCAGCCCCTGA
- a CDS encoding GNAT family N-acetyltransferase — translation MNDLRTAPVVGGDLPKRWRPVRDAVVATVITRTPPEFRRRGFGTVIYGNALDRARARGAGVVETRVPAADGDGPRFAVRRGFEEVERHMPDGERDEWVDLRLLGTGAGD, via the coding sequence GTGAACGATCTTCGGACGGCCCCGGTCGTGGGCGGCGACCTGCCGAAGCGGTGGCGGCCCGTGCGCGACGCGGTGGTGGCGACCGTGATCACGCGGACGCCGCCCGAATTCCGGCGCCGGGGATTCGGGACGGTGATCTACGGGAACGCGCTGGACCGGGCCCGCGCACGGGGCGCCGGCGTCGTCGAGACCCGCGTGCCGGCGGCCGACGGGGACGGGCCGCGGTTCGCCGTACGACGGGGATTCGAGGAGGTCGAGCGCCACATGCCGGACGGTGAGCGGGACGAATGGGTCGACCTGCGACTTCTGGGGACGGGAGCCGGGGATTGA
- a CDS encoding PAS domain-containing protein has product MSASRRSGATDELGPDEPGASERPGGSDLLAALLDGMDAALCAFDADGVVTHWNREAERILGWSAKDAVGRQGFAGWAVRSADAGEVQARLLSAMRAQGRQVHEFALLTKDGGRVLVRTQSAAVRGADGEPAGVYCAFSEVHAQIDLERSIALSEALFEDAEWGVVLVDADLRPAVVNAHASRALGIGRASALGRPLGELLAQGVEELEAALTHVLAEGAPPAPAEVWVTLRNPAEGEQRRCWRNAFLPLASPLAEEPVPLGVGWLFTDVTEAKRGEQEAALLRFRTKQLHRAARAAAECEDPLEAATVHLDYALAGFADHALIDRVADAPRTPGAEGAGAVRLVRLAATPAGAPGPSVLTGAAGLPVRYEPGHPALSCVERTGCVRAEAGSVPPELAREWALRRQWPGDAVHALCAVLRSRGRTLGVVTFLRGAARTPFERSDASYAEDVALRIAASLDLAGAVRER; this is encoded by the coding sequence GTGAGTGCTTCCCGGCGGAGTGGGGCCACCGATGAGCTCGGGCCCGACGAGCCCGGCGCGTCGGAGCGGCCCGGCGGGTCGGATCTGCTGGCCGCGCTGCTGGACGGCATGGACGCGGCCCTGTGCGCCTTCGACGCGGACGGCGTCGTCACGCACTGGAACCGCGAGGCCGAGCGCATCCTCGGCTGGAGCGCCAAGGACGCGGTCGGGCGGCAGGGGTTCGCCGGCTGGGCCGTGCGCAGCGCGGACGCCGGGGAGGTGCAGGCCCGCCTGCTCTCCGCGATGCGGGCGCAGGGACGGCAGGTGCACGAGTTCGCGCTGCTGACCAAGGACGGCGGCCGGGTCCTCGTGCGCACCCAGTCCGCCGCCGTACGGGGCGCCGACGGCGAGCCCGCGGGCGTGTACTGCGCCTTCAGCGAGGTGCACGCCCAGATCGACCTGGAGCGGTCCATCGCCCTGAGCGAGGCCCTGTTCGAGGACGCCGAGTGGGGTGTCGTCCTGGTCGACGCCGATCTGCGCCCCGCCGTCGTCAACGCGCACGCCTCGCGCGCCCTCGGCATCGGGCGCGCCTCCGCGCTGGGGCGGCCGCTCGGCGAACTGCTCGCCCAGGGCGTGGAGGAGCTGGAGGCCGCGCTGACCCATGTCCTCGCCGAGGGCGCGCCGCCCGCGCCCGCCGAGGTGTGGGTGACCCTGCGGAACCCCGCCGAGGGCGAGCAGCGCCGCTGCTGGCGCAACGCCTTCCTGCCGCTCGCCTCCCCGCTCGCCGAGGAGCCCGTGCCGCTCGGCGTCGGCTGGCTCTTCACGGACGTCACCGAGGCCAAGCGGGGCGAGCAGGAGGCCGCGCTGCTGCGCTTCCGCACCAAGCAGCTGCACCGCGCGGCCCGTGCCGCCGCCGAGTGCGAGGACCCGCTGGAGGCGGCCACCGTCCACCTCGACTACGCCCTCGCCGGGTTCGCCGACCACGCCCTGATCGACCGGGTCGCGGACGCGCCGCGCACCCCGGGCGCCGAGGGGGCGGGCGCGGTACGACTCGTACGGCTCGCCGCCACCCCCGCCGGGGCGCCGGGCCCGAGCGTGCTCACCGGGGCCGCCGGGCTGCCCGTGCGCTACGAGCCGGGGCATCCGGCGCTGAGCTGCGTGGAGCGCACCGGGTGCGTGCGCGCGGAGGCCGGTTCGGTGCCGCCGGAGCTGGCCCGGGAGTGGGCGCTGCGCCGGCAGTGGCCCGGGGACGCGGTGCACGCCCTGTGCGCGGTGCTGCGCAGCCGGGGCCGCACGCTCGGCGTCGTGACCTTCCTGCGCGGCGCCGCCCGCACCCCCTTCGAGCGCTCCGACGCGTCGTACGCCGAGGACGTGGCGCTGCGGATAGCGGCGTCGCTGGACCTCGCGGGGGCGGTGCGGGAGCGCTGA
- a CDS encoding SIS domain-containing protein, translating into MSDGTPADLFLDAAITLLRRLKEEEAEAIEAAGTLLADTVVSGGRLFAFGAGHSSLAAQDVVYRAGGLALMNLLTVPGVVGVDVTPATLGSALERVDGLASAVLDTSPLRSGDALVIISLSGRNALPVEMAQRARALGITVIGVTSVAYAAQTTSRHSSGTFLKDHCDLVLDSKIAVGDAELTLDTIPAPFAPASTVVTTALMQAVLATTAATLADRGVEPPLLRSGNVDGGHDWNNRVMDEYGDRIFYRR; encoded by the coding sequence ATGAGCGACGGCACGCCTGCCGACCTGTTCTTGGACGCCGCCATCACCCTCCTGCGACGGCTCAAGGAGGAGGAGGCGGAGGCGATCGAGGCCGCCGGCACCCTGCTCGCCGACACCGTCGTGAGCGGCGGCCGGCTGTTCGCCTTCGGTGCCGGGCACTCCTCGCTCGCCGCGCAGGACGTCGTCTACCGCGCGGGCGGGCTCGCCCTGATGAATCTGCTCACCGTCCCCGGCGTGGTGGGCGTGGACGTCACCCCCGCCACCCTCGGCTCCGCGCTCGAACGCGTCGACGGGCTCGCGAGCGCCGTGCTCGACACCTCGCCGCTGCGCTCCGGCGACGCCCTCGTGATCATCTCCCTGTCGGGACGCAACGCGCTGCCCGTCGAGATGGCCCAGCGGGCCCGCGCCCTCGGCATCACGGTGATCGGCGTGACCTCGGTGGCCTACGCGGCGCAGACGACGTCCCGGCACTCCTCCGGCACGTTCCTGAAGGACCACTGCGACCTCGTCCTCGACTCGAAGATCGCGGTCGGCGACGCGGAACTGACCCTCGACACCATCCCGGCCCCCTTCGCCCCCGCCTCCACGGTGGTCACCACGGCGCTGATGCAGGCCGTCCTCGCCACCACCGCCGCCACCCTCGCCGACCGCGGCGTCGAACCCCCGCTGCTGCGCTCGGGGAACGTGGACGGCGGCCACGACTGGAACAACCGGGTGATGGACGAGTACGGCGACCGGATCTTCTACCGCCGCTGA
- a CDS encoding metal-dependent transcriptional regulator, producing MSGLIDTTEMYLRTILELEEEGVVPMRARIAERLDQSGPTVSQTVARMERDGLVAVASDRHLELTGEGRRLATRVMRKHRLAECLLVDVIGLEWEQVHAEACRWEHVMSEAVERRVMELLRHPTESPYGNPIPGLEELGEKDGADPFLDEGMVSLADLDAGTDGKTVVVRRIGEPIQMDAQLMYTLRRAGVQPGSVVSVTESAGGVLVGSGGEAAELEADIASHVFVAKR from the coding sequence ATGTCCGGACTGATCGACACCACGGAGATGTATCTCCGCACCATCCTCGAACTGGAGGAGGAAGGCGTCGTCCCCATGCGCGCCCGGATCGCGGAGCGGCTCGACCAGAGCGGGCCGACGGTGAGCCAGACGGTGGCGCGGATGGAGCGGGACGGCCTGGTCGCCGTCGCCAGCGACCGCCATCTGGAGCTGACCGGCGAGGGCCGCAGGCTCGCCACCCGGGTGATGCGCAAGCACCGCCTCGCCGAGTGCCTGCTGGTCGATGTGATCGGCCTGGAGTGGGAGCAGGTGCACGCGGAGGCGTGCCGCTGGGAGCACGTGATGAGCGAGGCCGTCGAGCGCCGCGTCATGGAGCTGCTGCGCCACCCGACCGAGTCGCCGTACGGCAACCCGATCCCCGGGCTCGAGGAGCTGGGCGAGAAGGACGGCGCCGATCCGTTCCTGGACGAGGGCATGGTCTCCCTGGCCGACCTGGACGCGGGCACGGACGGCAAGACCGTCGTCGTACGCCGGATCGGCGAGCCCATCCAGATGGACGCGCAGCTGATGTACACCCTGCGCCGGGCCGGTGTGCAGCCCGGTTCCGTGGTGAGCGTGACCGAGTCGGCCGGCGGGGTGCTGGTCGGCAGCGGCGGTGAGGCCGCCGAGCTGGAGGCCGACATCGCCTCCCACGTGTTCGTCGCCAAGCGCTGA
- a CDS encoding glycosyltransferase family 39 protein, which produces MTDAAVARPAGGGGDTDDGRPAPPDRRVYAVAAAVFALLMAFSARYGFHRDELYFLDCARHLQASYVDQPVLAPLLARVSLELFGVSATGLRLFPALAAAGTVVVGALTAREFGGGRRPQLLAAVATGTMPVLLGSAHIANTTSYETLAWAAIALVVARIGRTGDTRWWLAAGALVGVGAEFNHLAAVFGAVLLAAVLLGPARRTAADRRLLGGALIAVLPVLPDLWWQSRHGWAVFAMTRVLNAEHGGPGNIVTWVVGQLGMSCLALIAVWVAGLRFLWRSERPLWRSLAIAYGVLFVLFAVTTGAQVYYLAGLYVCLLAAGAVALDGTLYAGRERRRGLVLGTAVATAVSAVIVLPVLPPADVAWTYGISPISGETQGWPRLVGTVRQVWTGLPAGRRAHAVIFAADYGEAGAVNELGRGTGLPAAAGAQNTDWWWGPGDPGATTVVAIAPDPRYLPGYEAKLRRYFRHVREAATLSDPGGAPNIERGGHVYVCEGPRRAWGEIWPELRMYA; this is translated from the coding sequence ATGACGGACGCGGCGGTCGCGAGGCCGGCGGGCGGCGGAGGGGACACCGACGACGGGCGGCCCGCGCCGCCGGACCGGCGGGTGTACGCGGTCGCGGCGGCGGTGTTCGCGCTGCTGATGGCGTTCTCCGCGCGCTACGGCTTCCACCGGGACGAGCTGTACTTCCTCGACTGCGCCCGGCACCTCCAGGCGAGCTATGTGGACCAGCCGGTGCTGGCGCCGCTGCTGGCCAGGGTCTCGCTGGAGCTGTTCGGGGTGTCGGCGACGGGCCTGCGGCTGTTCCCCGCGCTGGCCGCGGCGGGCACGGTGGTGGTGGGCGCCCTGACCGCGCGGGAGTTCGGCGGCGGGCGGCGCCCGCAGCTGCTCGCGGCGGTCGCGACGGGCACCATGCCGGTGCTGCTGGGCAGCGCGCACATCGCCAACACCACGTCGTACGAGACCCTGGCCTGGGCGGCGATCGCGCTGGTGGTGGCGCGGATCGGCCGCACCGGCGACACCCGGTGGTGGCTCGCGGCGGGCGCGCTGGTCGGTGTCGGGGCGGAGTTCAACCACCTCGCGGCGGTCTTCGGGGCGGTCCTGCTGGCGGCGGTGCTGCTCGGCCCGGCCCGGCGGACCGCGGCCGACCGCCGGCTGCTCGGGGGCGCGCTGATCGCCGTCCTGCCGGTGCTGCCCGATCTGTGGTGGCAGTCGCGGCACGGCTGGGCCGTGTTCGCGATGACCCGGGTGCTGAACGCCGAGCACGGCGGCCCGGGGAACATCGTCACCTGGGTCGTGGGCCAGCTCGGCATGTCCTGCCTGGCGCTGATCGCGGTGTGGGTGGCCGGGCTGCGGTTCCTGTGGCGGTCCGAGCGGCCGCTGTGGCGGAGCCTGGCCATCGCGTACGGCGTGCTGTTCGTGCTGTTCGCGGTGACGACCGGGGCGCAGGTGTACTACCTGGCCGGGCTGTACGTGTGCCTGCTCGCGGCCGGGGCGGTGGCGCTCGACGGGACGCTGTACGCCGGCCGGGAGCGGCGGCGCGGCCTGGTGCTCGGCACGGCCGTGGCGACCGCGGTGTCCGCCGTGATCGTGCTGCCGGTGCTGCCGCCCGCCGACGTGGCCTGGACGTACGGCATCAGCCCGATCTCCGGGGAGACCCAGGGCTGGCCCCGGCTGGTGGGGACCGTGCGGCAGGTGTGGACCGGGCTGCCGGCCGGGCGGCGCGCGCACGCGGTGATCTTCGCGGCGGACTACGGGGAGGCGGGCGCCGTGAACGAGCTGGGGCGCGGCACCGGGCTGCCGGCCGCCGCGGGCGCGCAGAACACCGACTGGTGGTGGGGCCCCGGCGACCCGGGCGCCACGACGGTGGTGGCGATCGCGCCCGACCCCCGGTATCTCCCGGGGTACGAGGCGAAGCTGCGCCGCTACTTCCGTCACGTGCGGGAGGCGGCGACGCTCTCCGACCCCGGGGGCGCGCCGAACATCGAGCGCGGCGGGCATGTGTACGTGTGCGAGGGGCCGCGGCGGGCGTGGGGGGAGATCTGGCCGGAGCTGCGGATGTACGCGTGA
- a CDS encoding RNA polymerase subunit sigma yields MRYKATIADRAPGLERLEWSVDGPPGLLARRAGAVPTVASFALTGGLVSRGQVVRDPATPRSRDPGKPGPRARDGRP; encoded by the coding sequence ATGCGGTACAAGGCCACGATCGCCGACCGGGCCCCGGGCCTCGAACGCCTGGAGTGGTCGGTCGACGGCCCTCCGGGCCTGCTGGCCCGGCGCGCCGGGGCCGTGCCGACCGTCGCCTCGTTCGCGCTCACCGGCGGCCTGGTGTCCCGGGGCCAAGTCGTCCGCGACCCCGCGACCCCGCGATCCCGGGACCCCGGGAAGCCGGGGCCGCGGGCGCGGGACGGCCGCCCGTGA
- a CDS encoding transporter, which translates to MTHLTGTVVRLKLSLLRGGLRQSRGRRDAFIVSSVLALLFALVQLPGMILLGRQPHGEVVSVTATAVLALGWAFLPLFFPTGDETLDPTRLVMLPLRPLPLMRALLVSSLVGVGPLVTLLLLLGCVLVPARGAAGWLTALVALVLALLVCVALARAVAAANVRLLTSRRGRDLAVLSGLVIAVGSQLVNFTARRLGSGGLGQLRPVADVLSWVPPASAVAAVRSASEGSYGVALAQLALTAAALVALVAGWARSMIKLVTAPDGSTLQAADGGRAERRRTGGRARLLPDGRTGAVMERTLRYVWRDPKTKAGWVSSLAIGLLIPVFYALQHTGSVYFACFAAGMLGLQMYNQFGQDTSAFWMVALTISSPRDAYEELRGRALALLLITLPYAALVTVLNVALLDAWPMLPRVLGMSLALLGALLAAGAWASARYPYSVPQEGLKSVVPGQAGLAWIGLFGGMLTAAVLCAPYIALTVWLAQGTDGVGRTWLLLPAGALYGAGIALLGLRLAAPRAAGRLPEILAAVSKG; encoded by the coding sequence ATGACGCACCTCACCGGCACCGTCGTACGCCTGAAGCTGTCCCTGCTGCGGGGCGGGCTGCGGCAGTCGCGGGGGCGGCGGGACGCGTTCATCGTCTCCAGCGTCCTCGCGCTGCTGTTCGCGCTCGTGCAGCTGCCGGGCATGATCCTGCTCGGCCGGCAGCCGCACGGCGAGGTGGTCTCCGTGACCGCCACGGCCGTACTGGCGCTGGGCTGGGCCTTCCTGCCGCTGTTCTTCCCGACCGGGGACGAGACGCTGGACCCGACGCGGCTGGTGATGCTGCCGCTGCGGCCCCTGCCGCTGATGCGCGCCCTGCTGGTGTCCTCCCTGGTCGGGGTCGGCCCGCTGGTGACCCTGCTGTTGCTGCTCGGCTGTGTGCTGGTGCCGGCGCGGGGCGCGGCGGGCTGGCTCACCGCGCTTGTCGCCCTGGTGCTCGCGCTGCTGGTGTGCGTGGCGCTCGCGCGGGCCGTGGCCGCCGCCAACGTACGGCTGCTCACCAGCCGCAGGGGCCGCGATCTGGCCGTGCTCAGCGGGCTGGTGATCGCCGTCGGCAGCCAGCTGGTCAACTTCACGGCGCGGCGCCTGGGTTCGGGCGGACTCGGGCAGCTGCGGCCGGTGGCGGACGTACTGTCCTGGGTCCCGCCCGCGTCGGCGGTGGCGGCGGTGCGCTCGGCGAGCGAGGGGTCGTACGGCGTCGCGCTCGCGCAACTCGCGCTCACGGCGGCCGCGTTGGTGGCGCTGGTGGCCGGCTGGGCGCGGAGCATGATCAAGCTGGTGACCGCGCCGGACGGGTCCACGCTCCAGGCCGCGGACGGCGGGCGCGCGGAACGCCGGCGCACGGGCGGGCGCGCGCGGCTGCTGCCCGACGGGCGCACCGGCGCGGTCATGGAGCGCACCCTGCGCTATGTGTGGCGGGATCCGAAGACCAAGGCCGGCTGGGTGTCCTCGCTGGCGATCGGGCTGCTCATCCCGGTGTTCTACGCGCTCCAGCACACCGGTTCGGTCTACTTCGCGTGCTTCGCCGCGGGGATGCTCGGCCTGCAGATGTACAACCAGTTCGGGCAGGACACCTCCGCCTTCTGGATGGTGGCCCTGACCATCTCCTCGCCCCGGGACGCGTACGAGGAGCTGCGCGGCCGGGCCCTCGCACTGCTGCTGATCACCCTCCCGTACGCCGCGCTCGTCACCGTCCTGAACGTCGCCCTGCTGGACGCCTGGCCGATGCTGCCCCGGGTCCTCGGGATGTCCCTGGCGCTGCTCGGGGCGCTGCTGGCGGCCGGGGCGTGGGCGTCGGCGCGGTACCCGTACTCCGTCCCGCAGGAGGGCCTCAAGAGCGTCGTGCCCGGGCAGGCGGGCCTCGCCTGGATCGGCCTCTTCGGCGGGATGCTCACCGCCGCCGTCCTGTGCGCCCCCTACATCGCCCTCACCGTGTGGCTGGCCCAGGGCACGGACGGCGTCGGACGCACCTGGCTGCTGCTGCCCGCCGGGGCGCTCTACGGCGCCGGGATCGCGCTGCTGGGACTGCGCCTGGCGGCCCCGCGCGCGGCGGGACGGCTGCCGGAGATCCTGGCGGCGGTCAGCAAGGGCTGA
- a CDS encoding ABC transporter ATP-binding protein: MTNTAVCIRGLWKRFGEQVAVGGIDLELPAGKFIGLVGPNGAGKTTTLSMVTGLLRPDEGTVEVVGHDVWRDPVAVKARIGVLPEGLRLFERLSGRELLGYTGRLRGLPGAEVDKRATQLLDVLDLAGSQHKLVVDYSTGMRKKIGLAAALLHNPEVLFLDEPFEGVDPVSAQTIRGVLERYTGSGATVVFSSHVMELVESLCDWVAVLAAGRIRAAGPLAEVRGAHPTLQHAFLELVGANGRAAGSDLDWLGGGAPR, translated from the coding sequence ATGACCAACACCGCGGTGTGTATACGGGGGCTCTGGAAGCGGTTCGGGGAGCAGGTGGCCGTCGGGGGGATCGATCTGGAGCTGCCCGCGGGGAAGTTCATCGGGCTGGTGGGGCCGAACGGAGCCGGGAAGACGACCACGCTGTCCATGGTGACCGGGCTGCTGCGGCCGGACGAGGGCACCGTGGAGGTGGTCGGGCACGACGTCTGGCGGGACCCGGTGGCCGTGAAGGCGCGGATCGGGGTGCTGCCCGAGGGGCTGCGGCTGTTCGAGCGGCTGTCGGGACGCGAACTGCTCGGCTACACCGGCAGGTTGCGCGGGCTGCCCGGGGCCGAGGTGGACAAGCGGGCCACCCAGCTGCTGGACGTGCTCGACCTGGCCGGCTCCCAGCACAAGCTGGTCGTCGACTACTCGACCGGCATGCGCAAGAAGATCGGCCTGGCCGCGGCCCTGCTGCACAACCCGGAAGTGCTGTTCCTGGACGAGCCGTTCGAGGGCGTGGACCCGGTGTCCGCGCAGACCATCCGGGGCGTCCTGGAGCGGTACACCGGCTCCGGCGCCACGGTCGTCTTCTCCTCCCACGTCATGGAGCTGGTCGAGTCGCTGTGCGACTGGGTCGCGGTGCTGGCGGCCGGCCGCATCCGCGCGGCCGGGCCGCTCGCCGAGGTGCGCGGTGCGCACCCCACGCTCCAGCACGCGTTCCTGGAGCTGGTCGGGGCGAACGGCCGGGCCGCCGGGTCCGATCTCGACTGGCTGGGCGGCGGGGCGCCCCGATGA
- a CDS encoding transcriptional regulator, with translation MAARPLVARQPNERLQALIQEAGCSNAGLARRVNMCGAEHGLDLRYDKTSVARWLRGQQPRGRAPAIIAEALGRKLGRTVTIDEIGMANGKNLASGVGLQFSPTVLGAIEQVCELWRSDVGRRDFLSGSSVAASALVEPSRDWLISAPDAQVARQAGPRVGQSDVAAVRSMTQALTDLDHQFGSGHVRPVLVHYLNSVVSGLLAGSYRESTGRELFAAVARLTELAGYMAVDTGQPGLAQRYYIQSLRLAQAAGDRGYGGYVLAASMSHLAAQLGNPREIAQLARAAQEGARGHATPRVEAMFHAAEARGHALLGDARAAGAATARAVSAMEQCDDDSGDDPVWIRHFDGAYLADELAHCHRDLGQPEQSARYAEQSLAGHPASRARRRAIGYVLLATAQVQQREVEQACATGMKAVELLETLRSNRGAEYLDDLQQRLEPFREEAVVREFGARLDLQQAA, from the coding sequence ATGGCCGCACGGCCTCTCGTCGCCAGGCAGCCGAACGAACGGCTGCAAGCACTCATCCAGGAAGCGGGGTGCTCCAACGCCGGACTTGCCCGGCGGGTCAACATGTGCGGCGCCGAGCACGGCCTCGATCTGCGCTACGACAAGACATCCGTGGCCCGCTGGCTGCGCGGCCAGCAGCCGCGGGGCCGGGCGCCCGCGATCATCGCGGAGGCCCTCGGCCGCAAGCTGGGGCGCACGGTCACGATCGACGAGATCGGCATGGCCAACGGCAAGAACCTCGCCTCCGGGGTCGGTCTCCAGTTCTCGCCGACGGTGCTGGGCGCCATCGAGCAGGTCTGCGAGCTGTGGCGCAGCGACGTGGGGCGCCGGGACTTCCTCTCCGGCTCCTCGGTCGCCGCGTCCGCGCTGGTCGAGCCCAGCCGCGACTGGCTGATCTCCGCGCCGGACGCCCAGGTGGCCCGGCAGGCGGGCCCGCGCGTGGGCCAGTCCGACGTGGCGGCCGTACGGTCCATGACCCAGGCGCTCACCGACCTGGACCACCAGTTCGGCAGCGGACATGTGCGCCCGGTCCTGGTGCACTACCTCAACAGCGTCGTCTCCGGACTGCTCGCGGGTTCCTACCGCGAGTCGACCGGCCGCGAACTCTTCGCAGCTGTTGCCCGGTTGACCGAGCTCGCCGGATACATGGCCGTGGACACCGGCCAACCCGGCCTGGCCCAGCGGTACTACATCCAGTCGCTGCGCCTGGCCCAGGCCGCCGGGGACCGCGGCTACGGCGGGTACGTCCTGGCCGCGTCCATGAGCCATCTCGCCGCGCAGCTCGGAAACCCGCGCGAGATCGCCCAGTTGGCGCGCGCCGCGCAGGAGGGCGCACGCGGCCATGCGACCCCCCGGGTGGAGGCGATGTTCCACGCGGCCGAGGCGCGCGGGCACGCGCTGCTCGGCGACGCGCGCGCGGCGGGCGCCGCGACCGCCCGGGCGGTCTCCGCGATGGAGCAGTGCGACGACGACTCCGGGGACGACCCGGTGTGGATCCGGCACTTCGACGGGGCCTACCTGGCCGACGAGTTGGCGCACTGCCACCGGGACCTCGGCCAGCCCGAGCAGTCCGCGCGCTACGCCGAGCAGTCCCTCGCCGGACATCCCGCGTCCCGGGCCCGCCGGCGCGCGATCGGCTATGTGCTGCTCGCCACCGCCCAGGTGCAGCAGCGCGAGGTCGAACAAGCCTGCGCCACCGGCATGAAGGCGGTGGAACTGCTGGAGACGCTGCGCTCCAACCGGGGCGCGGAGTATCTGGACGACCTCCAGCAGCGGCTCGAACCCTTCCGGGAGGAGGCGGTCGTCAGGGAGTTCGGGGCCCGGCTGGACCTCCAGCAGGCCGCGTGA